A genomic window from Fibrobacterota bacterium includes:
- a CDS encoding NADH-quinone oxidoreductase subunit M → MDALLLSTVIAIPALGALVSWCAPERPDLQKRITIGIAVALLVLTGALFWAQSATATSGFLLRERIPLLPQWGVAWHLGMDRLSATMIFLTAIVQFAASLANAPKVRVRAYHAMFQLLFVGVYGSFLALDMVFFYCFWEIMLIPMFFLVAVWGGDDRKRAAVKFFLYTMAGSMAMLLAIFLLNVSAPRESVPMPVRAEEVRENMTTGAGGEAVLYGLPVLTGTSNGQQSLVRSADIASGRNLPLYVPLSRSFDLLHWKLLAPWWAQRQIFGIGLAGLCLGLFFVAFAVKVPSVPLHAWLPHAHVQAPTAISVVLAGILLKLGVYGLIRVAWPLFPGAVAQAAWLFGWIGAISIVWGGLAALGQTDLKRLVAYSSISHMGFCLVGLASGTAQGIAGATFQCVSHGLSASLLFLLVGVIYERAHHRNVDGFGGLAQVMPKFSALFLFSAMVGAGLPGLAGFVGELGVLLGAWSADATRMAGFVSATGVILSAAYLLWMVQRVLYGPLRHPQQAKFPDLTRTELASLLPLAALSLLLGVWPSILQDVVGPASASLSGHMAWLQRPW, encoded by the coding sequence ATGGACGCCCTCCTACTTTCCACCGTCATCGCGATTCCGGCGCTGGGAGCCTTGGTTTCCTGGTGCGCGCCCGAGCGGCCCGATCTCCAGAAGCGCATCACCATCGGCATCGCGGTGGCGTTGCTCGTGTTGACCGGAGCGCTCTTCTGGGCCCAATCGGCCACGGCCACCAGCGGATTTTTGCTGCGCGAGCGGATCCCGCTTCTGCCCCAGTGGGGGGTGGCCTGGCATCTGGGCATGGATCGGCTTTCCGCGACCATGATCTTCCTGACCGCCATCGTCCAGTTCGCCGCGAGCCTGGCCAACGCGCCCAAGGTCCGCGTGCGCGCCTACCACGCGATGTTCCAGCTCTTGTTCGTGGGCGTCTACGGGTCGTTTTTGGCCCTGGACATGGTCTTCTTCTACTGCTTCTGGGAGATCATGCTGATCCCCATGTTCTTCCTGGTGGCTGTCTGGGGCGGCGACGATCGCAAACGCGCGGCCGTCAAATTCTTCCTCTACACCATGGCCGGTTCCATGGCCATGCTGTTGGCCATCTTCCTTTTGAACGTCTCCGCTCCGCGCGAATCGGTCCCCATGCCGGTGCGCGCCGAAGAGGTCCGCGAAAACATGACCACCGGCGCCGGTGGCGAAGCGGTCCTCTACGGACTGCCTGTCCTGACCGGCACGTCCAACGGCCAGCAATCCCTGGTGCGTTCGGCCGACATCGCCTCCGGACGGAATTTGCCGCTGTACGTTCCGCTTTCCCGCAGCTTCGATCTCCTGCACTGGAAGCTCTTGGCTCCCTGGTGGGCGCAGCGCCAGATCTTCGGGATCGGATTGGCGGGACTTTGCCTGGGGCTGTTCTTCGTGGCCTTCGCGGTGAAGGTTCCATCGGTGCCTTTGCATGCCTGGCTTCCGCACGCGCACGTCCAGGCGCCCACGGCGATTTCCGTCGTGCTGGCCGGCATCCTGCTCAAGCTTGGTGTGTACGGCCTGATCCGTGTGGCATGGCCGCTCTTTCCGGGTGCGGTGGCCCAGGCGGCCTGGTTGTTCGGGTGGATCGGCGCCATCTCCATCGTTTGGGGCGGTCTTGCCGCTTTGGGACAGACCGACCTCAAGAGGCTGGTGGCCTATTCCTCCATCTCGCACATGGGATTCTGCCTGGTTGGCTTGGCTTCCGGCACGGCCCAGGGAATCGCCGGTGCCACGTTCCAATGCGTGAGCCACGGACTTTCCGCTTCGCTGTTGTTCCTGCTGGTGGGCGTGATCTACGAACGGGCGCATCACCGGAACGTGGATGGGTTCGGTGGACTCGCGCAGGTGATGCCCAAATTCTCCGCGTTGTTCCTGTTCTCCGCCATGGTGGGCGCGGGCTTGCCCGGCTTGGCAGGATTTGTCGGGGAGCTCGGCGTGCTGCTGGGGGCTTGGAGCGCGGACGCCACCCGCATGGCCGGCTTCGTTTCGGCCACCGGGGTGATCCTTTCGGCGGCCTATCTTCTTTGGATGGTCCAAAGGGTGTTGTACGGCCCGCTGCGCCATCCCCAGCAGGCCAAGTTCCCGGATCTCACCCGGACCGAACTGGCCTCCCTTCTTCCCTTGGCGGCGCTTTCCTTGCTCTTGGGTGTCTGGCCCTCCATCCTGCAGGATGTCGTAGGTCCCGCCTCCGCATCGCTATCCGGCCACATGGCCTGGCTCCAGAGGCCTTGGTGA
- a CDS encoding NADH-quinone oxidoreductase subunit N — MNDFFLQVLTSIPVSLRGLFPELLVATAICLGLILEWSTATADKRLVVWFAAISALAGILLCLVVGIPGGVSQIAGTFVPDAITQFIRVFALVAAFLALLALNGSRAMARRDELGDAALLILSVALGAMLLASSRHLLAMYIGLEFLSLSSYGLAGFRARDPQASEAGIKYVLYGAVASAVAIFGISHLWGITGTFEVTEIGTRLISTPSPAVFASVALVAAAFAFKLGLAPFHFWSPDVYQGCPTVPAGFLSTVPKAAGFAAILHTLPELLPLRTPGLAPTSLAAGIVAMAVLSIVVGSATALVQNDAKRLLAFSSTANSGIMLLAISTWITRDAVAALGLYLMAYMVANLGAFLALDILSGDGDTSLANLKGSWKRRPRVVVALVICVASLAGIPPLAGFAGKWALLSEVVRTAAEDGYGKALLIGVVFALAGSVALAGAYLRLLRATVVDDDAEGSEHAYIQPAFLAEVPLLLCTGASIVLGAGFPLLTVFHSCLAGG; from the coding sequence ATGAACGACTTCTTCCTGCAAGTTCTGACATCCATCCCGGTTTCGTTGCGCGGGCTGTTCCCCGAATTGCTGGTGGCGACCGCGATCTGCCTGGGGCTGATCCTGGAGTGGAGCACCGCCACCGCGGACAAGCGTCTTGTGGTCTGGTTCGCGGCCATTTCCGCCCTCGCTGGCATCCTGCTTTGCCTGGTCGTGGGGATTCCCGGCGGGGTCTCGCAAATCGCCGGAACCTTCGTTCCCGATGCCATCACCCAATTCATCAGGGTCTTCGCTCTGGTCGCGGCTTTCCTCGCGTTGTTGGCCCTCAATGGGTCGCGTGCGATGGCCCGACGCGACGAATTGGGCGATGCGGCCCTCCTGATCCTTTCGGTCGCCCTGGGCGCGATGTTGCTGGCCTCTTCGCGGCATCTGCTGGCGATGTACATCGGTTTGGAATTCCTCTCGCTTTCCAGCTACGGCCTGGCGGGATTCCGGGCGCGCGATCCCCAGGCCAGCGAAGCGGGCATCAAGTACGTGCTGTACGGCGCGGTCGCCTCGGCGGTGGCCATCTTCGGAATCAGCCACTTGTGGGGCATCACGGGAACCTTCGAGGTGACGGAAATCGGCACACGGCTGATCTCCACCCCGTCCCCGGCCGTGTTCGCGTCCGTGGCCCTCGTGGCGGCGGCCTTCGCCTTCAAGCTCGGTCTGGCGCCGTTCCATTTCTGGAGCCCGGACGTCTACCAGGGCTGCCCAACGGTCCCGGCGGGATTCCTGTCCACCGTGCCCAAGGCGGCGGGTTTCGCGGCCATCCTGCACACCCTCCCCGAGCTTCTTCCCCTCAGAACCCCCGGGCTCGCGCCGACTTCGTTGGCGGCGGGAATCGTCGCCATGGCGGTGCTTTCCATCGTGGTGGGCTCCGCGACCGCGCTCGTCCAGAACGACGCCAAGCGCCTCCTGGCCTTCAGCTCCACGGCCAATTCGGGAATCATGCTCCTGGCGATCTCCACCTGGATCACCCGCGATGCCGTCGCCGCTCTTGGCTTGTACCTGATGGCCTACATGGTGGCCAATCTCGGCGCGTTTCTCGCGCTGGACATCCTCTCCGGCGACGGCGACACCAGCCTCGCCAACCTCAAGGGCTCCTGGAAGCGCCGCCCTCGCGTGGTGGTGGCGCTGGTGATCTGCGTGGCGAGCCTCGCGGGCATCCCGCCTTTGGCGGGCTTCGCCGGCAAGTGGGCGTTGCTTTCCGAAGTGGTTCGCACGGCCGCGGAAGATGGTTACGGCAAGGCATTGCTGATCGGCGTGGTGTTCGCCTTGGCGGGTTCCGTGGCTCTGGCTGGCGCCTATCTTCGCCTGTTGCGCGCGACGGTGGTCGACGACGACGCCGAAGGTTCCGAACACGCCTATATCCAGCCCGCCTTCCTGGCGGAGGTTCCGCTCTTGCTGTGCACCGGTGCGAGCATCGTGCTCGGCGCCGGATTCCCGCTTCTGACCGTGTTCCACTCCTGCCTGGCTGGAGGTTGA
- a CDS encoding D-alanine--D-alanine ligase, with protein MPKTVLVLMGGYSTEHDVSLKSGTGVVRQMDPALYQPWPVVLTRDRRWRFPPRPLAASEQSGFEGGRHDLSAGDVSDGWSETSGPALERLPCDGAFLALHGDWGEDGRMQSLLEFHGIHYTGSGVLGSATAMDKTRTKEILATREIPIAPSMELSTEMGPEAFAERAFQWGELPLVLKVPTGGSSIGVHIVKTEEQLVQAAVKLCATEKRVLVEKFVSGRELTCGVLEGHPALPPTEIKPKCGEFFDFSSKYLPGGSEEITPANLPEETTRQIQDLARRVHETLRLRAYSRTDFILGEDGPIVLEVNTLPGMTETSLIPQQAAAIGLSYRDLVTAILRASWDKP; from the coding sequence ATGCCAAAAACCGTCTTGGTCCTGATGGGTGGCTATTCCACCGAACATGACGTCTCGCTGAAAAGCGGGACCGGTGTGGTCCGGCAGATGGATCCGGCCCTCTACCAGCCTTGGCCCGTGGTTCTGACTCGCGATCGCCGCTGGCGCTTTCCACCACGGCCTCTTGCCGCCTCGGAGCAGTCCGGTTTCGAAGGCGGTCGGCACGATTTGTCCGCGGGCGACGTGTCCGACGGCTGGTCGGAGACATCGGGTCCTGCGCTGGAGCGTCTCCCCTGCGACGGGGCGTTTTTGGCCTTGCACGGCGACTGGGGCGAAGACGGCCGGATGCAGTCGTTGCTGGAGTTCCACGGCATCCACTACACGGGATCCGGCGTGTTGGGTTCCGCGACGGCGATGGACAAGACCCGGACCAAGGAGATCCTCGCCACCCGCGAGATCCCCATCGCGCCGTCCATGGAATTGTCCACGGAGATGGGCCCGGAAGCCTTTGCGGAGCGCGCCTTCCAGTGGGGGGAACTCCCGCTGGTCCTGAAGGTGCCCACGGGCGGCAGTTCCATCGGCGTGCACATCGTGAAGACCGAAGAGCAATTGGTCCAAGCCGCCGTGAAGCTCTGCGCCACGGAAAAACGCGTGCTGGTGGAGAAGTTCGTGTCGGGACGGGAACTGACTTGCGGTGTGCTGGAAGGCCACCCGGCCTTGCCTCCCACCGAGATCAAGCCCAAGTGCGGCGAGTTCTTCGATTTTTCCAGCAAGTACCTGCCGGGCGGTTCCGAAGAAATCACCCCTGCGAACCTGCCGGAAGAGACCACCCGCCAGATCCAGGATCTGGCGCGCCGCGTCCACGAGACGCTCCGCCTTCGCGCCTACAGCCGAACGGATTTCATCCTGGGCGAAGACGGCCCCATCGTGCTGGAAGTGAACACCTTGCCGGGCATGACGGAAACCAGCCTCATTCCGCAACAGGCCGCGGCCATCGGGCTCTCCTACCGGGATCTGGTGACCGCCATCTTGCGCGCGTCCTGGGACAAGCCCTGA
- the tsaB gene encoding tRNA (adenosine(37)-N6)-threonylcarbamoyltransferase complex dimerization subunit type 1 TsaB, with translation MDAATSTVVVGLASLEGRVLAERRLSGSRGDVIPGVVSELTGEIGCSLSEVTEIVCGVGPGSFTGIRIALAFAHGAAFGRKLPLVGVSSLEAVARHADLADQCALVLLDALRGEVYVRDGGDPDRRATLEEIGESMRGRVVVAEGRADFLARMPDGFRPLAAHVSAQGLVDLRSTGRVPLPNYLRASAPEEMRAGK, from the coding sequence TTGGATGCCGCCACCTCCACCGTGGTGGTCGGGTTGGCCTCCTTGGAAGGCCGCGTGCTGGCCGAACGCCGTTTGTCCGGATCGCGGGGGGATGTGATTCCGGGAGTGGTATCCGAACTCACCGGGGAAATCGGGTGCAGTCTTTCCGAGGTGACGGAAATCGTCTGCGGCGTCGGGCCGGGATCCTTCACCGGAATCCGCATCGCCCTGGCGTTCGCGCACGGGGCCGCCTTTGGACGGAAATTGCCGTTGGTTGGGGTTTCCAGCCTGGAGGCTGTCGCCCGCCACGCGGACCTCGCGGACCAATGTGCCCTCGTGTTGCTGGACGCGCTGCGCGGCGAGGTCTACGTCCGCGATGGCGGTGATCCCGATCGACGCGCCACGCTGGAAGAGATCGGCGAGTCGATGCGTGGTCGCGTGGTCGTCGCCGAAGGACGGGCGGACTTCCTCGCGCGCATGCCGGACGGATTCCGTCCCCTCGCCGCGCACGTTTCCGCGCAAGGCTTGGTGGATCTGCGGTCCACCGGACGCGTTCCGTTGCCCAACTACCTGCGCGCGTCCGCCCCCGAGGAGATGCGCGCGGGGAAGTGA